Proteins from a genomic interval of Acinonyx jubatus isolate Ajub_Pintada_27869175 chromosome B4, VMU_Ajub_asm_v1.0, whole genome shotgun sequence:
- the KRT1 gene encoding keratin, type II cytoskeletal 1: MSRQFSSRSGFRSGGGFSSGSAGVVSFRRRMTSSSVRHGGGGGGRFSGGRCGGGGGGAGGGGFGSRSLVNLGGSKSISISVAGGGRGGFGGGGFGGGFGSGGGFGGGGFGGSGFGGGGFGGSGFGGGGFGGGGFGGSGFGGGGFGGGSFGPVCPPGGIQEVTINQSLLQPLNVEIDPEIQKVKSREREQIKTLNNQFASFIDKVRFLEQQNQVLQTKWELLQQVDTSTRTHSLEPYFESYISSLRNRVDQLKNDQSRMDSELKNMQDLVEDYRNKYEDEINKRTNAENEFVTIKKDVDAAYMAKVDLQAKVDNLQQETDFYRALYEAELAQMQTHISETNVILSMDNNRNLDLDSIISEVKAQYEEIAQKSKAEAEALYQTKYEELQITAGKHGDSLKSTKMEISELNRMVQRLRSEIDSVKKQISALQQSISDAEQRGENALKDAQNKLAELEDALQQAKEDMARLLRDYQELLNVKLALDMEIATYRTLLEGEESRMSGECSPNVSVSVNTSHTTISGGGGRGGGGFGSGGGGGGYGSGGGYGSGGGSYGSGGGGYGSGGGGGFGSGSSSGGHRGGSGGGGRGSGGSSGGSFSSSGGRGSSSGGTKTSGGSSSVKFVSSSYSRVIR, from the exons ATGAGTCGACAGTTTAGCTCTAGGTCTGGGTTCCGGAGTGGAGGGGGCTTCAGCTCTGGCTCTGCCGGAGTGGTCAGCTTCCGGCGCAGGATGACTAGCAGCTCCGTCCGCCATGGTGGGGGAGGTGGCGGGAGATTTTCAGGGGGAAGatgtggtggtggcggtgggggtgctggtggtggtggttttggaAGTCGAAGCCTTGTTAACCTTGGTGGCAGTAAAAGCATCTCCATAAGCGTGGCTGGAGGAGGACGTGgtggttttggtggtggtggcttTGGGGGTGGTTTTGGCAGTGGAGGTGGTTTCGGTGGAGGTGGTTTTGGTGGCAGTGGTTTCGGTGGAGGTGGTTTTGGTGGCAGTGGTTTCGGTGGAGGTGGTTTCGGTGGAGGTGGTTTTGGTGGCAGTGGTTTCGGCGGAGGTGGTTTTGGTGGAGGGAGTTTTGGGCCTGTCTGCCCCCCCGGTGGCATCCAGGAAGTCACCATCAACCAGAGTCTTCTGCAGCCCCTCAATGTGGAGATTGACCCTGAGATTCAAAAAGTAAAGTCTCGAGAAAGGGAGCAAATCAAGACACTCAACAACCAATTTGCCTCCTTCATTGACAAG GTGAGGTTCCTGGAGCAACAGAACCAGGTGCTGCAAACAAAATGGGAGCTGCTGCAGCAGGTTGATACCTCCACGCGGACCCACAGCTTAGAGCCCTACTTTGAGTCCTACATCAGCAGTCTTAGAAATAGAGTGGACCAGCTGAAGAATGACCAGTCTCGGATGGATTCGGAATTGAAGAATATGCAGGACCTGGTGGAAGACTACCGAAACAA GTATGAGGATGAGATCAACAAGCGGACaaatgcagaaaatgaatttgtGACCATTAAGAAG GATGTGGATGCTGCTTATATGGCCAAGGTGGATCTTCAGGCCAAAGTTGACAACTTGCAGCAGGAGACTGATTTCTACAGAGCACTCTATGAAGCA GAGTTGGCCCAGATGCAGACTCATATCAGCGAAACCAATGTCATCCTGTCCATGGACAACAACAGGAACCTGGACCTGGACAGCATCATCTCTGAGGTCAAGGCTCAGTATGAGGAGATTGCCCAGAAGAGCAAGGCCGAGGCCGAGGCGCTCTACCAGACCAAG TATGAAGAGCTCCAGATCACTGCTGGCAAACATGGGGACAGCCTGAAAAGTACAAAGATGGAGATTTCTGAACTGAATCGGATGGTCCAGAGACTGCGATCTGAGATCGATAGTGTCAAGAAGCAG ATCTCTGCGCTGCAGCAATCCATCAGCGATGCCGAGCAGCGTGGTGAGAACGCCCTCAAAGATGCCCAGAACAAGCTGGCCGAGCTGGAGGATGCCCTGCAACAGGCCAAGGAGGACATGGCCCGGCTGCTGCGTGACTACCAGGAGCTGCTGAATGTCAAGCTGGCCCTGGATATGGAGATCGCCACCTACAGAACCCttctggaaggagaggaaagcag GATGTCTGGAGAGTGTTCCCCGAATGTGAGCGTGT CGGTGAACACCAGCCACACCACCATCAGTGGAGGTGGCGGCCGAGGAGGCGGGGGTTTCGGCtccggcggcggaggcggcggctaTGGCTCTGGAGGCGGCTATGGCTCCGGAGGTGGCAGTTACGGCTCTGGAGGTGGCGGCTACGGCTCTGGAGGTGGCGGCGGCTTCGGTTCGGGTAGCAGCAGTGGGGGCCACCGAGGCGGCTCTGGAGGGGGCGGCCGGGGTTCCGGCGGGAGCTCTGGAGGCAGTTTCAGTTCGTCTGGAGGCCGGGGATCCAGCTCTGGGGGTACTAAGACCTCCGGTGGCAGTTCCAGCGTGAAGTTTGTTTCCTCCAGCTATTCCAGAGTGATCAGATAA
- the KRT2 gene encoding keratin, type II cytoskeletal 2 epidermal encodes MSCQISCKSRRGGGGGGRFRGFSSGSAVVSGGSRRSATSFSCLSRHGGGGGGFGGGGFGSRSLVGLGGTKSISISVAGGGGSFGSGGGFGGRGGGFGGGSGFGGGGGFGGSSGFGGGSSFGGGGFGGGGFGGGRFGGGGGFGGFGGPGGMGPGGFPGGGIHEVSVNQSLLQPLNVKVDPEIQNVKSREREQIKTLNNKFASFIDKVRFLEQQNQVLQTKWELLQQMDVSTRTTNLEPIFQMYIAKLKKYVDTLSAERTSQDSELNNMQGLVEDFKKKYEDEINKRTAAENDFVTLKKDVDNVYMTKVELQAKTDVLNQELEFMKFLFDAELSQMQQSITDTSVVLSMDNNRSLDLDSIISEVRAQYEEIAQKSKAEAEALYHSKYEELQITAGKHGDSLKEVKMEISELNRMIQRLQGEIAHVKKQCKSVQEAIADAEQKGEHALKDAQGKLSDLEDALQQAKEDLARLLKDYQELMNVKLALDVEIATYRKLLEGEECRMSGDLSSNVTVSVTSSTVSSSMTSTAGFGSGGRGSGSRGGGYSSGSGSYGSGGRGSSFRGGSGGGYGSGGGSRGGSSSGGGYGSGGGSRGGSSSGGGYGSGGGSRGGSGSEKGGSGSGEGYSSSVTFSFR; translated from the exons ATGAGTTGTCAGATCTCGTGCAAATCtcgaagaggaggaggaggtggaggaagattCCGGGGCTTCAGCAGTGGCTCAGCCGTGGTCTCCGGTGGGAGCCGGAGATCGGCCACTAGCTTCTCCTGCTTGAGCCGCCATGGCGGTGGCGGAGGGGGCTTCGGTGGAGGCGGCTTTGGCAGTCGGAGCCTTGTTGGTCTTGGAGGCACCAAGAGCATCTCCATTAGTGTGGCTGGAGGAGGTGGAAGCTTCGGCTCCGGTGGTGGATTTGGTGGCAGAGGAGGTGGCTTTGGAGGCGGCAGCGGCTTTGGAGGTGGCGGTGGCTTTGGTGGCAGCAGTGGCTTTGGTGGAGGCAGCAGCTTTGGAGGCGGCGGTTTCGGTGGAGGCGGCTTCGGCGGCGGCCGCTTTGGAGGTGGCGGTGGCTTTGGAGGTTTTGGGGGTCCTGGTGGCATGGGGCCTGGAGGATTCCCTGGTGGAGGCATCCACGAAGTCTCTGTCAACCAGAGCCTCCTGCAGCCTCTCAACGTGAAAGTTGACCCAGAGATCCAGAATGTGAAGTCTCGGGAGCGGGAGCAGATCAAAACTCTCAACAACAAATTTGCCTCTTTCATTGACAAG GTGCGGTTCCTGGAGCAGCAGAACCAGGTACTGCAGACCAAATGGGAGCTGCTACAGCAAATGGATGTCAGCACCCGCACCACCAACCTGGAGCCCATCTTTCAAATGTACATTGCCAAACTGAAGAAATATGTGGATACGCTCTCTGCAGAGAGAACATCACAAGATTCAGAGCTGAACAACATGCAGggtcttgttgaggattttaagAAGAA GTACGAGGATGAAATCAACAAGCGCACAGCTGCTGAGAATGATTTTGTGACACTTAAAAAG GATGTGGACAATGTCTACATGACCAAGGTAGAGCTGCAGGCCAAGACAGATGTGCTGAATCAGGAGCTTGAGTTCATGAAATTCCTTTTTGATGCG GAGCTGTCCCAGATGCAGCAGAGTATCACCGACACCAGCGTTGTCCTGTCCATGGACAACAACCGCAGCCTGGACCTGGACAGCATCATCTCCGAGGTCCGTGCCCAGTATGAGGAGATCGCTCAGAAGAGCAAGGCAGAGGCCGAGGCCCTGTACCACAGCAAG TACGAGGAGCTCCAGATTACTGCAGGGAAACACGGAGACAGCCTGAAGGAGGTCAAGATGGAGATCAGTGAGCTGAACCGCATGATCCAGAGACTGCAAGGGGAGATCGCCCATGTGAAGAAGCAG tGTAAGAGTGTGCAAGAAGCCATTGCGGATGCGGAGCAGAAAGGAGAGCATGCCCTCAAAGATGCTCAGGGCAAGCTCTCTGACCTTGAGGACGCCCTGCAGCAGGCCAAGGAGGACCTGGCCCGGCTGCTGAAGGATTACCAGGAGCTGATGAACGTGAAGCTGGCCCTGGACGTGGAGATCGCCACCTACCGCAAGCTGCTGGAGGGCGAGGAGTGCAG GATGTCTGGAGACCTCAGTAGCAACGTGACTGTGT CTGTGACAAGCAGCACCGTGTCTTCGAGCATGACATCTACGGCCGGCTTTGGCTCTGGAGGCAGAGGATCCGGTTCTAGAGGAGGAGGATACAGCTCTGGAAGTGGCAGTTACGGCTCTGGAGGCAGAGGATCAAGCTTCCgagggggcagtggaggggggTATGGCTCTGGAGGGGGCTCCAGAGGCGGATCCAGCTCTGGAGGGGGCTATGGCTCTGGAGGGGGCTCCAGAGGCGGATCCAGCTCTGGAGGGGGCTATGGTTCTGGAGGCGGCTCCAGAGGGGGCTCCGGCTCTGAAaagggtggttctggctcaggtgaAGGTTACAGTTCCAGCGTGACCTTCTCTTTTAGATAA